GACGGGGCGGCGCTCCTCGCCGCCTGCTGGCGGGCGAAAGCCCCGAGGGCGTTGCCGGGGCCGACCTCGAGGAGCAGGCGCTCCGGCTCGGCCCAGAGAGTCCGGATCCCTTCCGCGAAGTGCACCGTCCCGCGCAGGTGGCGCACCCAGTAGTCCGGGCTCGTGGCTTCCGCCTCCGTGATCCAGGTTCCGCTAAGGTCCGAGACATAGGGGAGACGGGGCGGGGCCAGGCGAACCGCGTTCATCCTCTCGCGAAAGGGAGCCAGGATGGGGTCCATCATCGGGGAATGGAAGGCATGGGAGGTGTGCAGCCGGGTGGCGGGGACGTTGCGCCGCTTCAAGTCCGCCTCGATCGCCTCGATCGCGGGGCTGGGCCCGGACAGCACGCAGTAGGAAGGACCGTTCACGGCGGCCAGAGCCACGCCGTCGCGGAGGCAGTCCTCCACTTCGCCCGCGGGCAGGGGCACCGCCAGCATGGAGCCGGGGGGCATCGACTGCATGAGCCGCCCGCGCTCCGCGACCAAGGCCATGGCATCTGCCAGGGTGAGGACACCCGCGAGGTGCGCCGCCACGTACTCGCCGACGCTGTGGCCGATCATGGCTTGAGGTTGGATCCCCCAGCTCATCCAGAGACGGGCGAGGGCGTACTCCACGACGAACAGGGCCGGCTGGGTGATCGCGGTCTGGCCGAGGCGATCCGCGGCTTCCGCCGCGTGGTCCGGAGAGGGGTAGAGAACGCTGCGTAGGTCGAGGCCGAGGGTGGGCTTGAGCCGTTCGCAACACTCGTCCAGGGTCTTCCGGAACACCGCTTCCTGCTCGTACAGCCCGCGGGCCATGTCGACGTACTGCGCTCCCTGGCCGGGAAACATGAAGACGACCGGGCGTTCCATGGCCCGCGAATACGTCGTGTAAACCCGCTTGGGATCGAGGCTTTCCAGGGCGTCGGCCGCCCGGATCGCGTCCTCCGCCACCAGGATCCGCCGGTGCTCGAAGCGGCGACGGCCAGCGAGGAGTGTGAAGGCGACGTCCCCGAGGTTCTGGTCGGAGTGGGATCGGAGGTGCCGGACGAGGCGCAGCGTGGCCGCCTCCAGAGACGACTCTGTCCGCGCCGACAGCACCATGAGCTGGGCCGGCCGACCCGGTCCCGAGGGCGGGTTGGAAGGCGCCTCCTCGAGTATCAAGTGTGCGTTTGTTCCCCCCACTCCCAGAGAGCTGATTCCCGCCCGGCGGGGTGAGCCGTCCGTCCTCCACTCGGCAAGCCGGGTGTTGACTTGGAAGGGGCTGTTCTCGAAGTCGATCTTCGGATTGGGCCGCTCAAAGTGGACGAGAGGCGGGATCGCCTGGTGCTTCATCATGAGGGCTGTCTTGACCAGGGAGGCGACGCCAGCCGCCCGGTCGAGGTGCCCGAGGTTGGCTTTCAGGGATCCGATCGCGCAATAGCCCTTCCGCTGGGTCCCTGCGCGGAAGGCCCGCGTCAGGGCCTCGATCTCTATGGGATCGCCAAGAGCGGTGGCCGTGCCGTGGGCTTCCACGTAGCTGATGGAGTCCGGGCTCACGCGGGCCACCGCCATGGCCTCGGCGATCGCCTTGGTCTGGCCCACGACGCTCGGTGCCGTGTAACCGGCCTTCTGGGCCCCGTCGTTGTTGATCGCGCTGCCGCGGATTACGGCGTGGATGGTGTCGCCGTCGGCGAGGGCGTCGGCAAGGCGCTTCAGGGCCACCACCCCCACCCCGTTGCCGAAGACGGTCCCCGCGGCTTTCTCGTCGAAGCTGCGGCAGTGCCCGTCCGGGGAGAGGATTCCCCCTTCCTGATAGAGGTACCCCCCGCCCAGGCCGACGTTGACCGAGGAGGCGCCCGCCAGGGCCAAATCGCTCTCGCCGTTCAGGAGGCTCTGGCAGGCCAGGTGAACGGCGACCAGCGATGTCGAGCAGAACGTCTGAACCGTGATCGCCGGCCCGGTCAAGTCGAACTTGTAGGCCACGATGGTGGCGAGCGAGTCGCGGTCGTTGAAGACCCCCAGGGAGGACATCCCCGCACCGGCCGCGCGTATCGCCTCCGGGTTCAGCAACAGGTTTTGGGTCAGGTACGTGCTCATGGCGGAGCCTGCGAAGACGCCGATGCGCCCCGCGTACTGCTGGCTGTCGTAGCCTGCGGCCTCAAGCACCGTCCAGGCGCACTCCAGGAAGAGGCGGATCTGGGGGTCCATGGTCTCGGCCTCGCGCGGGTTGAAGCCGAAGAAGCTGGCGTCAAAGAGCTCGATGTCGTCGAGGAGGGGAGCCGCCTTCACGTGCGCCACTCCGCCGTGCACGACGGGGGCCTCCGGAGAGAGGATGGTGATGGTCTCGACGCCCTGACGGAGGTTCTCCCAGAAGCCCTCGAGGGTGGACGCCCCCGGCACTCGGAGCTCCATTCCCACGATCGCGACGTCGTTGAGGTGATCGTCCTGGTCGCTCATAGTGTCACGCTAGGGGGTCCAGCGCGGGTTGGATCTCACGCTGCTGCCGCCGTCGCCGCATCAGGTCCAGGCGGGTCTCCGCCCGCTGCCCCACTTCTTCGAGCACAACCGGCTCATCCGCGGTCCGGTCCCTCAAGGCGCGAGCGAGCAGGCCCACCGTCGGCGCCTCGTAGAAGGTCACGATGGGGATCTCCTTCCCCAGGCGCGTTCTGAGGAGGGGGATGACCTGGAGAGCGGTGAGCGAGTCGCCGCCCAACTCGAAGAAGTTGTCGTCGACCCCGATCTCCTTCCGCCCGAGGATCCGTTCCCAGGTCTCGGCGATCATGCGTTCCAGGTCGCCGCTGAAGGCGTCCTGCTCCACGGCCCGCACCTCGCTCGTCGGTTCGAGCGTCCCCGCCAGAGCCGGGGGGGTGGCCTTGCGCTCGAGTTGGGGTTGGAGCAAGGCCGGCCGCATGTCCATCGTGAATACGACGACCTGGGGGACGCCGGCGGCGAGGATGCGGCCGAGGGCATCCACCCCCTCTCGGGGAGCGATGCCCACCTTTAGGCTGAAGTCGCGCGCCGCCTGCAGGGCGCCGGAGACGGGAGTGTTCACCGCCATCCCCACCTCCCGCCAAGCATCCCAATTCACGGAGATTGCCGGCGGCCCGCCGGCGGCGCGCGCGCGATGGGCGTAGGCGTCGAGGAATGCGTTGGCTCCGCAGTAGTCGACCTGGCCAAGGCCGCCCAGGAGCGCGGCCGTGGAAGAACAAAGCAGGAAAAAGTCGAGTGACTCCTCCCTCAGCGCCGCCTCCAAGACGAGCGTGCCCTGGACCTTGGGGGCCATGACGCGCGCCGCAACGTCACGTTCCTTGAGGGAGATGATCCCCCCGCCAGCCACGCCCGCGGAGTGAATCACTCCCTGAATGGGACCGAAGCGCTTACGAGTGGCTACGACTGCGCCTTCCATGTCCTCCCGACTCGCCACGTCCGCTCTCAGGTAGAGCACCTCCCCGCCGCGGCCCTCGAGATCCCGAATCTCCCCGATCCGCTGGCTGGTTGCGTCTTGCCGGCCGTGCTGTTCGAGCCAGACCTCCCACTCCTCCCGGGGCGGCAACAAAGAGCGCCCGGTGAGCGCGAGACGAGCCTTCCAGTTCTCAGCCAGGTGCTGGGCGAAGACGAGACCGATCCCGCCCAGGCCACCCGTGATGAGGTACGTGCCCCCTTTCCTTAACCGGCTCACCCCGTTGGGGGGCGCGAGCGGTGTCGGTTCCGCAGACTGCACCCAGCGGTGAGGGCCACGATAGGCCACGACGGGTTCGGGCTGGCCGGTCAGCAGCTCGGCGACGATGCGATCGGCGAGCCTGACGGCCTGGGCGGAGCCGGGCGTCGGCAGGTCCACATCGATGCTTTGGCACGAAACCTGCGTCATCTCCTGGGGGATCACCTTGCACGGCCCGAGAACGGTCGCCTTCTCCGGGCAGGTGAGCTCGCTCCCCACCACCTCTTGCATGTTGTTGGTGACCACGGCCATGTGCAGCGGCTGCCGGAAGTCCGCGCCCGCGAGGCCCTGGGCCAAGAAGAGCACGCTGTAGAAGCCCCGGGTCTGCGCCTCCTCCACTCGGTCGAGGTTGGAGGTCGAATCGTCGCGCGTCAGGCCCCACAGGTGTACCACGAACTGCGGAGGGCCATCCTGAAGCGTTCGGAGGAGGGTGACGTAATCCGCCCTCTCCCGGGGATCAATCTCGAAGCTGTTTGGCGCGACGGTCGCGAACCCACGCCCCCTCCGGACCGTCATCACGGTCTGGCCGGCCCGAGTCAGCTGTTCCGCCATCACCGCCCCGAGGCCCTCTTCGTCCAGGAATAGCAACCAGCGCGAGCCCCCGGGAGGAAATGGCGTCGACAATAGCTCGGCGGGAAGGAAACGACGCCACGAGGGCTGGTAAAACCAGTCCTGCACCTCGCGGCGTTGCAGCGAGTAGCCCTGAGCGATCGATTCCACCAGCTGCCGCTTCTCGTTCCGGTCCACCCAGAACCGCTGCCGTTCGAAGGGGTAGCTGGGCAGGGCCACCCGCCGGCGGCGTTCCTCCCCGTGCACACTGACCCAGTCCAGGTTGACCCCGGCCAGCCACAACTTCCCGAGCGAGCCGAGCAGGAACGCGCGGTCGGGCAGCGTCTCGCTCACGTGCCGAAGGCTCGCGACCGCGGCGGCCGCGCCAGTGTCCGCCCCCTGCTGGCGGGCAAGCGACACCAGGGTGTTGCCCGGACCCACTTCCAGTAGGACGGGGCGGCTCTCCTCGCCAATGAGACGCTTCACCCCTTCCCCGAAACGCACGGTCCCCCGCAGATGCCGGACCCAGTACTCCGCGTCCATGGCCTCCCCGGCGGTGATCCAGTCACCGGTGACGTTGGACACGAAGCGTAGCGAGGGGGTTCGGCGCTCCGCCTCACCCACCCGCCTCCGGAACGCGGGCAGGATTGGCTCCATCATCGCGGAGTGGAAGGCATGGGACGTGTGGAGCCGTCGGCTCGGCACCCCCCGCTCCGCCAGCTCCCGCTCCAGACGATCGATGGCCTCGGCGCTGCCCGCCACCGCACAGGCCCCGGGCGCATTGACGCTGGCCAAATCCAGGCCTGCCCCGAGGTGCGGCCGGAGCGCAGCCTCCCCCAGGGGAACCGACAACATGGCGCCCCGCGGGAGAGACTGCATGAGACGGCCGCGCTCCGCCACCAGGGCGAGGGCATCCTCGAAGGAGAAGACGCCCGCGAGGTGGGCAGCCACGTACTCGCCCACGCTGTGGCCGATCATGGCCACGGGCTGGATTCCCCAGGACATCCATAGCCGGGCCAGGGCGTACTCGACCAGGAACAGCGCGGGCTGGGTGAATTGCGTCTGCATGAGCTGTTCCGCGGCCGCCTCCGCATGGCCACTTCGCGGGTAGAGCACTCCGCGCAAGTCGAGCCCCAGCGAGGACCGCAGCAGCTCCGCCCCCGCATCCACCGCCTCGCGAAATACCGGCTCCTCCTCGTAGAGACCCCGGCCCATGCCGACGTACTGCGACCCCTGACCTGTGAACATGAACGCGACGGGCGCGTTCTGCCGCTCCTGCGCCGCCGTCGCCCACCGCGCGGGATCACCAAGGGCCGCCCGGGCGTCCTCGAGATCCCGCCCCACCACCACCCGGCGGTGGTTGAAGACGCGCCGGCCAACCTGGAGGGTCCAGGCTGCGTCCGCGAGGTTCGTATCCGGATGCGCGGTCAAGTGGTTGGTCAGCTTGCGCGTGGCCTCGTCGAGCGCGGTCGCGGTCTTCGCGGAGGCGACCAGGAGCTGCCAAGGGCGGGCAGGGTCCGAGGGAGGCAGGAGGGGCGCCTCCTGAAGGATGGCATGCGCGTTCGTACCACCGATCCCGAACGAGCTAATGCCGGCTCTTCGCGGTCCTTCGCTGTTCCACGGCGTGAGCTCGGTGACCACGTAGAACGGGCTGCCCGCGAAGTCGATCTCCGGATTCGGAGCCTCGAAGTGCAGACTGGCCGGAATCTGCCGGTGCTCAAGAGCGAGCACGGTCTTGATGAGGCCGGCCACGCCGGCGGCGGCGTCCAGGTGGCCGATGTTCGTCTTGACGGAGCCGATCGCGCAGTAGCGCTTCCTCCCCGTCCACTTGCGCCAAGCCTTGGTGAGTCCGGCGATCTCGGCAGGATCGCCCAGAGCGGTGGCGGTTCCGTGGGCCTCTACGTAGGTGATCGTCTCGGGGTTCACGTCCGCCGCCGACAGTGCCTCCACGATGACCTCGGCCTGCCCGCTCACGCTGGGAGCAGTAAAACCGACCTTCACTGAGCCGTCGTTGTTGATCGCGGAGCCCAGGATCACGGCACGGACATTGTCGCCATCGCGTACCGCTTCTTTTAGCCGTTTCAACACCACCGCCCCGAGGCCGTTGCCAAACACCATCCCCTTGCCGCGAGCATCGAAAGTCCGAGTGTGCCCGTCGGGGGAGAGGATTCCGCCCTCCATGTACTGATATCCAGTGTTCTGGGAGACAGCGATCGTCACGCCGCCGGCAAGGGCCAGGTCGCTCTCATGGTTGAGCAAGCTCTGACAGGCCAAGTGCACGGCCAAGAGGGAGGTCGAGCAGAAAGACTGCACCGCATAAGCGGGACCGCGCAGGTTGAGCTTGTAGGCAACCCGGGTGGGTAGGGCATCGTTCATGTTCCCGAGGCCGACCTTCAGGTTGCCCATGGCCTGGATGAGCTCACGATCCCACTGCAGGTAGTTCATGAGGTAGCTGCTCTGGCTCACCCCCGCCGCCAGCCCGATCGAGCCCGCGAAACGCTCGGTGTCGTAGCCGGCGCTCTCCAGTGCCTCCCAGCAGCACTCGAGGAAGAGCCGCTGCTGGGGGTCCAGGATCTGGGCCTCCCGGGGCGTGTATCCAAAAAACGCAGCGTCGAAGAGGTCGGCTCCCTCGATGCGGGGCCGCATGGGGACGAGGTCGGGCCGCTCCAGAAAGGACGGGTGCACGTCCACCTCGGCCGCCCATTCCTCGAGGCTGATTGACGAAACCGACTCGACGCCGTTCTTCAGGTTCTCCCAGAGTTCGTCCACGCTGTTGGCCCCGGGGAACTTCCCCGCCATTCCGACGACGGCGATCTCGGTGCCCGTCATCTCAGTCGACGACTGCATCAGATGTCCTCCTCTTGGGTCGGTGGCCTTCTCTCCTCTGTTGCCCCCGCCCCTCGCTGAGCGCCAGGGCGTGGTCCGGTCCCTGACGCGACCGGATGAGGTGGCCGAGGGCTCGCACGGTCGGGGCCTCGAAGAGCGTGGCCACGGAGAGTTCGACCGGGAACTCCTTGCGGACACGACCCATCAGGTGGACGGCAAGGAGGGACGAGCCCCCCAGCTCGAAGAAGTTGTCATCCGCCCCCACGCGGTCGATCCCGAGCATCTGGGCCCAGAGGGTGGCCAGCTGGCGGTCCACGGGGTCCTCGGGGGTGACGTAGACGGCGCTCATCTCGGGCCGCGCGTGCCGCTCGGCCTCCGGAGACGAGGAGGCTGCGCCGGCCCCTCCCGGGACCTCCCGCCGCGTCCACTCCGCGAGACGCGTGCCAAGGGGTGTGGTGGACACGACGATCTGAGGCGGCGAGCCCAGGGTCAGGAGCCGCGCGAAGGCTTCGCCACCCTCCTCCGCGGAGATCGCGGTCGATGCGAGTCGACCACCCCCCTCGACGATCCCGGAGCCGAGCTGCCAGCCGTCCCAGCAGACACTGACCCAGAAGCGCTTCCCCTTCTGGTGCTGGCGGCGAGCGAAGGCGTCGAGGGCGTGGTTGCCGGCAGCGTAGGCCCCGAGACCCAGGCCTCCCAATACGGTGGAGAGCGATGAGGTGAACAGGACGAAGTCCAGGGACTCGTCGCCCAGCAGCCTTTCCAGCACCTCCGCTCCTCCCAGCTTCGGCCGGAGCTGCCGCTCACAGTCCGCCCGCTCGGTTTCAGCAAGGGGGCGGAAAGCACCCGGACCCAGCTCCGCCGCCGCGTGGATCACGCCGTGGAGGCGCCCGAACCTCTCTCGGGCCAGCCCCAAAACGGCCCGCATCTGGCCGAGGTCAGCGGCGTCCGCGCTTAAGGCGAGGACCTCGGCTCCCAGGGCCTCCAAATCCTGGACGGCCCGAATCTTCCGGGCTTCCTCGTCGCCGGGGGGGGCAGCGGCGAGACGCTGCTCCCACTGCGCGCGCTCGGGCAGGCCGGAGCGGCTGGTCAGGACCAGGCGGGCCTTTGCCGTCCGCGCAAGATGGGCGGCGAGGGCGAGGCCGACCTTCCCTAGCCCGCCCGTCACGAGGTAGACGCCCCGCGGGCGCAGGGGTGCCGCTGTGGGCGCGGTCGCCGCCGGCTCCACGGGTTCGAAGGACAGGACCCACCGGTGCCGGCCCCGGTACGCGACCGTCGGCTCCGGGGAGGACGAGGCCCCTTCCGCGAGGACCACTTCCGCGAGCACCTCCCGGGACGGCTCGTCCGGTCCCCCCCTTGGCAGGTCGAGGGTTCGACAGGCGAGGAGAGGGTACTCCTGGGGGATTACCCGGCAGGGGCCGAGCACCGTTGCCGCCAGGGGCGACAGAGGCTCATTACCGAGCACGTCCTGGACCCCTGCCGTCACGACCAGCAGGCTCGTCTCCCGGTCCTGCCTGCGACCGAGTGCCTGTCCCAGGTGGAGCACGCTGAGGAGGCCACGCTCCAAGGGGTCCCCTGCGCCCCCTTGCGCACTCCACAGGTGGACAAAGCGGTCGGGCACGCCCCCCTTCGCCGCCAGGTCGTCCAGCAATTGCTCATACGCTCCGCGCTGCCCGGGCGGGAGGGTGCACTCCCCGGCCTCGCCCCAAGCAAAGCGTGGTCCCGGCCGCACCACCGTCACCGAGGCGCCCCGGGCGCGCAGGCCTGCCACCAGAGCCGAGCCCAGCGCGCCCTCCTCGGGGAGGAGCACGCACCAGCGCCCTTCGACCGTCTCCCTGTCGAGGGGCAGGGCCTCCGTTCGCTTCCAGGACGGCGTGTAGAGCCAGCGCTCCACGGGCAACTTCGAAGCCCCCCCCGGGCGCCCCATCTCCGGCTGCGCGGGGCCCGGGCTCGTTGCATCGACCCAATATCGCTCGCGGTCGAACGCGTATGTTGGGAGCACAACCCGCCGTTGCCCACGGTAGTGGTCACGCGACGACCAATCGACCGCGATGCCCGCCGTCCACAAGCGGGCCGCGGTCTGAAGGAAGAAGACTTCGTCTGCCTCCGGCTGGCGGGGATGCGGGAGAGAGGCCAGCGCGATCACCGCGGAGTGCCTCCGCTTTGCCAGAGCGACCAGGGTATGACCCGGGCCCACCTCGAGGAGGGTTCGCTTCGGGTCGGCCAGCAGGGTGGCGAGCCCCTCGGAGAAGCGCACCGTGTCCCGCAGGTGCCCCGCCCAATAAGCGGAGTCGGTGGCCTGCTCCGCAGTGATCCAGGTCCCCGTCCGGTTGGACACGAAGGGAATCCGAGGCTCCTTCATACGTGCCCTCGCCACGCGGGCCGCAAAGGCGTCGAGGGCCGGCTCCATCAGCCGGGAGTGAAACGCATGCGAGGTCAGCACGCGTCCATGGGCCACGTCGAGCTCCTTCAGGCGGGCCTCCAGCCGCTCGATGTCTTCGAACGCCCCTCCGACGACGCAGGCATCCGGCCCATTCACCACGCAGAGGTCCAGTCGACCGTCGAGAAGGGGCAGCACCGTCTCCGCGGCGAGGGCCACCGCGGTCATAGCCCCCGGCGGGCAATCCTCCATGAGACGACCGCGCTCTGCTACCAGGCCGAGGGCCTCGTCGCGCTCGAGGACGCCCGCCAGACATGCCGCCACGTACTCGCCGACGCTATGGCCGATCATGGCCGCAGGCACGACCCCCCAGGACATCCAAAGTCGGGCCAGGGCATATTCGATGGTGAACAGGGCGGGCTGCGTGAAGCGCGTCTCGGTCAGACGGGCGCCGGCGGCTACGGCCTCCTCCTCGCTCGGGAACAGCAGCCTCCGCAGGTCGAGCCCCAGGAGCGGGAGGAGGCGGTCGCAGCA
Above is a window of Vicinamibacteria bacterium DNA encoding:
- a CDS encoding SDR family NAD(P)-dependent oxidoreductase, whose protein sequence is MQSSTEMTGTEIAVVGMAGKFPGANSVDELWENLKNGVESVSSISLEEWAAEVDVHPSFLERPDLVPMRPRIEGADLFDAAFFGYTPREAQILDPQQRLFLECCWEALESAGYDTERFAGSIGLAAGVSQSSYLMNYLQWDRELIQAMGNLKVGLGNMNDALPTRVAYKLNLRGPAYAVQSFCSTSLLAVHLACQSLLNHESDLALAGGVTIAVSQNTGYQYMEGGILSPDGHTRTFDARGKGMVFGNGLGAVVLKRLKEAVRDGDNVRAVILGSAINNDGSVKVGFTAPSVSGQAEVIVEALSAADVNPETITYVEAHGTATALGDPAEIAGLTKAWRKWTGRKRYCAIGSVKTNIGHLDAAAGVAGLIKTVLALEHRQIPASLHFEAPNPEIDFAGSPFYVVTELTPWNSEGPRRAGISSFGIGGTNAHAILQEAPLLPPSDPARPWQLLVASAKTATALDEATRKLTNHLTAHPDTNLADAAWTLQVGRRVFNHRRVVVGRDLEDARAALGDPARWATAAQERQNAPVAFMFTGQGSQYVGMGRGLYEEEPVFREAVDAGAELLRSSLGLDLRGVLYPRSGHAEAAAEQLMQTQFTQPALFLVEYALARLWMSWGIQPVAMIGHSVGEYVAAHLAGVFSFEDALALVAERGRLMQSLPRGAMLSVPLGEAALRPHLGAGLDLASVNAPGACAVAGSAEAIDRLERELAERGVPSRRLHTSHAFHSAMMEPILPAFRRRVGEAERRTPSLRFVSNVTGDWITAGEAMDAEYWVRHLRGTVRFGEGVKRLIGEESRPVLLEVGPGNTLVSLARQQGADTGAAAAVASLRHVSETLPDRAFLLGSLGKLWLAGVNLDWVSVHGEERRRRVALPSYPFERQRFWVDRNEKRQLVESIAQGYSLQRREVQDWFYQPSWRRFLPAELLSTPFPPGGSRWLLFLDEEGLGAVMAEQLTRAGQTVMTVRRGRGFATVAPNSFEIDPRERADYVTLLRTLQDGPPQFVVHLWGLTRDDSTSNLDRVEEAQTRGFYSVLFLAQGLAGADFRQPLHMAVVTNNMQEVVGSELTCPEKATVLGPCKVIPQEMTQVSCQSIDVDLPTPGSAQAVRLADRIVAELLTGQPEPVVAYRGPHRWVQSAEPTPLAPPNGVSRLRKGGTYLITGGLGGIGLVFAQHLAENWKARLALTGRSLLPPREEWEVWLEQHGRQDATSQRIGEIRDLEGRGGEVLYLRADVASREDMEGAVVATRKRFGPIQGVIHSAGVAGGGIISLKERDVAARVMAPKVQGTLVLEAALREESLDFFLLCSSTAALLGGLGQVDYCGANAFLDAYAHRARAAGGPPAISVNWDAWREVGMAVNTPVSGALQAARDFSLKVGIAPREGVDALGRILAAGVPQVVVFTMDMRPALLQPQLERKATPPALAGTLEPTSEVRAVEQDAFSGDLERMIAETWERILGRKEIGVDDNFFELGGDSLTALQVIPLLRTRLGKEIPIVTFYEAPTVGLLARALRDRTADEPVVLEEVGQRAETRLDLMRRRRQQREIQPALDPLA
- a CDS encoding SDR family NAD(P)-dependent oxidoreductase: MSGGGNGEGMGEGGSELEIAVVGMACRFPGADGVEAFWQNLCDGVESISFLGEDELLKAGVGREALRDPAYVRAAAVLSSIDLFDARFFGYTAREAQVLDPQQRLFLETAWEALERAGYDPERHRGAIGVFGGTSSSSYAFAVMASPQLRAAVSPYQVMLSNEKDFLATRVAYKLNLRGPAVVVQAACSTSLVAVHLACQSLLAGECDMALAGGVSVSVPHRVGYYHEPDGILSRDGHCRAFDTEASGTLKGNGVGIVVLKRLAEALRDGDTILAVIKGSATNNDGGQKVGFTAPGVSGQAEVVRAALAMAGVAAEEIAYVEAHGTATALGDPIEVAALTQAFRATTERRGFCAMGSVKTNFGHLDAAAGIAGFMKAVLMLERRQFVPSLHFREPNPRLELSSSPFYVATRHQAWASEGRPRRAGVSSFGMGGTNVHVVLEEPPLLPLRELPVRPEVLVLSARTESALEHGTAALAAHLRSHPELALADAAFTLGAGRRAFPHRRALVVRDQGEAVRLLEERDPQRVFRGLAEEGRSVAFLFSGQGAQHVNMARGVYGTQPEFRAEVDACCDRLLPLLGLDLRRLLFPSEEEAVAAGARLTETRFTQPALFTIEYALARLWMSWGVVPAAMIGHSVGEYVAACLAGVLERDEALGLVAERGRLMEDCPPGAMTAVALAAETVLPLLDGRLDLCVVNGPDACVVGGAFEDIERLEARLKELDVAHGRVLTSHAFHSRLMEPALDAFAARVARARMKEPRIPFVSNRTGTWITAEQATDSAYWAGHLRDTVRFSEGLATLLADPKRTLLEVGPGHTLVALAKRRHSAVIALASLPHPRQPEADEVFFLQTAARLWTAGIAVDWSSRDHYRGQRRVVLPTYAFDRERYWVDATSPGPAQPEMGRPGGASKLPVERWLYTPSWKRTEALPLDRETVEGRWCVLLPEEGALGSALVAGLRARGASVTVVRPGPRFAWGEAGECTLPPGQRGAYEQLLDDLAAKGGVPDRFVHLWSAQGGAGDPLERGLLSVLHLGQALGRRQDRETSLLVVTAGVQDVLGNEPLSPLAATVLGPCRVIPQEYPLLACRTLDLPRGGPDEPSREVLAEVVLAEGASSSPEPTVAYRGRHRWVLSFEPVEPAATAPTAAPLRPRGVYLVTGGLGKVGLALAAHLARTAKARLVLTSRSGLPERAQWEQRLAAAPPGDEEARKIRAVQDLEALGAEVLALSADAADLGQMRAVLGLARERFGRLHGVIHAAAELGPGAFRPLAETERADCERQLRPKLGGAEVLERLLGDESLDFVLFTSSLSTVLGGLGLGAYAAGNHALDAFARRQHQKGKRFWVSVCWDGWQLGSGIVEGGGRLASTAISAEEGGEAFARLLTLGSPPQIVVSTTPLGTRLAEWTRREVPGGAGAASSSPEAERHARPEMSAVYVTPEDPVDRQLATLWAQMLGIDRVGADDNFFELGGSSLLAVHLMGRVRKEFPVELSVATLFEAPTVRALGHLIRSRQGPDHALALSEGRGQQRREGHRPKRRTSDAVVD
- a CDS encoding SDR family NAD(P)-dependent oxidoreductase, with the protein product MSDQDDHLNDVAIVGMELRVPGASTLEGFWENLRQGVETITILSPEAPVVHGGVAHVKAAPLLDDIELFDASFFGFNPREAETMDPQIRLFLECAWTVLEAAGYDSQQYAGRIGVFAGSAMSTYLTQNLLLNPEAIRAAGAGMSSLGVFNDRDSLATIVAYKFDLTGPAITVQTFCSTSLVAVHLACQSLLNGESDLALAGASSVNVGLGGGYLYQEGGILSPDGHCRSFDEKAAGTVFGNGVGVVALKRLADALADGDTIHAVIRGSAINNDGAQKAGYTAPSVVGQTKAIAEAMAVARVSPDSISYVEAHGTATALGDPIEIEALTRAFRAGTQRKGYCAIGSLKANLGHLDRAAGVASLVKTALMMKHQAIPPLVHFERPNPKIDFENSPFQVNTRLAEWRTDGSPRRAGISSLGVGGTNAHLILEEAPSNPPSGPGRPAQLMVLSARTESSLEAATLRLVRHLRSHSDQNLGDVAFTLLAGRRRFEHRRILVAEDAIRAADALESLDPKRVYTTYSRAMERPVVFMFPGQGAQYVDMARGLYEQEAVFRKTLDECCERLKPTLGLDLRSVLYPSPDHAAEAADRLGQTAITQPALFVVEYALARLWMSWGIQPQAMIGHSVGEYVAAHLAGVLTLADAMALVAERGRLMQSMPPGSMLAVPLPAGEVEDCLRDGVALAAVNGPSYCVLSGPSPAIEAIEADLKRRNVPATRLHTSHAFHSPMMDPILAPFRERMNAVRLAPPRLPYVSDLSGTWITEAEATSPDYWVRHLRGTVHFAEGIRTLWAEPERLLLEVGPGNALGAFARQQAARSAAPSIVSSLRHPREVEGDLPFLLSALGRLWASGVRIDAARIFAGEQRRRVSLPTYSFERERYWVEADPARAALQAAAAKKDPADWFYLPTWKSALPAEAVETRNGSDSASGWLLFVDEGGFGDRLAQRLREQGDVVVTVRPGSVFSGNARTGFVIDPRAREQYQRVLEATSQEGRRVERIVHGFAVGPERAGTLTPEQVAQAQDLGYYSLLYLAQTLAGRAESHPLQLKLLTSQMHDVLQGDVPHPEKATMLGLVKVVPQELHHVTCSAVDVEAPQAPTWSDVSALDGLLLELRTRHPGTVVAVRRRQRFVLGYEPLRLPLPEARPRLLREGGVYLITGGLGGVTFILGAYLAHVAKAKLVLTGRARLPERGEWAEWRRSHGDADPVSQRIVRAESLEQLGAEVLVVAADVADSAQMEEAFRQAEARFGPVHGVIHGAGIVGGDSFRPIPQIGPSECEQQFHPKIAGLLALDRVLAGREIDFCMLTSSLSSVLGGFAYAAYAAGNIFMDAFTQARNQRGRPRWLSVDWDEWRLAEPPDEAGRGAGLAQFAMGALEGAGAFARLLDLAGVSQVVVSTGDLQGRIEKWIRLEALRGDRNKGAKESEGARHPRPHLQNAYVAPGKPSEQKIARIWAELLGVEKVGIQDNFFDLGGHSLLAIQVITKIKAELAAEVSVATLFEGPTVESLARLIGRETEETQEFEHSSARGRRRKDERRRRQQGTEGLS